A portion of the Osmerus mordax isolate fOsmMor3 chromosome 22, fOsmMor3.pri, whole genome shotgun sequence genome contains these proteins:
- the arhgef7b gene encoding rho guanine nucleotide exchange factor 7b codes for MNSAEQTVTWLITLGVLESPKKTISDPEGFLQSSLKDGVVLCKLLERLRPGSVEKVLQEPRNDSECQVNIREFLKGCGSFRVEPFEVNDLLQGLNFTKVLNSLVALNKATEDIGLDCDSVCARHSSSLRIKSFESLNTQSPHGRSSKLFQHQYRSLDMSESGGQQVLVRARFNFQQTNEDELSFSKGDIISVSRQEDGGWWEGSVSGRTGWFPSNYVREVKGSDKPVSPKSGTLKSPPKGLDTSAISKTYYNVVLQNILETETEYSNELQTLLSSYLRSLHSSEGLTSADVSYIQGNLEEISTFQQMLVQSLEECSKLPESQQRVGGFFLNLMPQMKALYMAYCSNHPTAVSILTEHSKELGDYMEGKGANSPGILTLTTGLSKAFMRLDKYPTLLKELERHMEDHHLDRPDIQLCMTAFKSLSAQCQGVRKRKELELQILTDSIRRWEGNDITTLGPVLYMSHTLVHSQASQEKNERYFLLFPQVLLMLSTSTRMSGFIYQGRLPITGMLVSKLEDGEILKNAFEISGSQCERMQVVCDSQQDQQEWVEHLQCLTNKHDLAMATPTSKPQSVPFHTLPSQPLTPSRLSESRGTSGTPAYHTLPHPSSHGSLPWPPLEPPSTPKPWSLSCLRPAPPLRPSAALCYKEDLSKSPKSMKKLLPKRKPERKPSEEDFSVRKSTAAALEEDAQILKVIEAYCTSAKTRQTLNSRSRKESGVHMLFPEEEKIIVEETRSNGQTVMEEKTLVDTVYGLKDELQELKQDNKRMRRTLEEEQRARKDLEKIVRRVLKSMNDPSWDETNL; via the exons ATGAATTCGGCGGAACAGACAGTAACTTGGCTAATAACGTTGGGGGTTTTGGAATCGCCAAAAAAGACCATCTCGGATCCAGAGGGCTTCTTGCAGTCATCGCTTAAAGATGGGGTAGTCCTGTGCAAGCTGCTGGAGAGATTGCGCCCGGGTTCCGTTGAAAAA GTCTTGCAAGAACCTCGGAATGACAGCGAGTGCCAGGTTAACATCAGGGAGTTTCTAAAAGGCTGCGGCTCTTTCCGTGTAGAG CCCTTTGAGGTGAATGATCTCCTTCAGGGACTAAACTTCACCAAAGTGCTCAACTCTCTAGTGGCCCTGAACAAAGCTACAGAAG aTATTGGGTTGGACTGTGACAGCGTGTGTGCAcgacactcctcctctctgaggATTAAGTCATTCGAGTCTCTCAACACCCAGTCTCCTCACGGACGCTCCTCCAAGCTCTTTCAGCACCAGTATCGCAGCCTG GACATGTCAGAGAGTGGGGGGCAGCAGGTCCTGGTGAGGGCACGCTTCAACTTCCAGCAGACCAATGAGGATGAGCTCTCCTTCTCCAAGGGTGACATCATCAGCGTGAGCCGGCAGGAGGACGGCGgctggtgggaggggtcggtCAGCGGCAGGACAGGCTGGTTCCCGAGCAACTATGTCCGCGAGGTCAAAGGCAGCG ACAAGCCTGTGTCGCCCAAGTCCGGGACACTGAAGAGCCCACCTAAAGGCTTGGACACATCAGCCATCAGCAAGACCTATTACAATGTG GTTCTCCAGAACATTCTGGAAACAGAGACTGAGTACTCTAACGAGCTACAGACCCTGCTGTCCTCATACCTGCGCTCATTGCACTCCTCGGAGGG ACTGACCAGTGCAGACGTCAGTTACATTCAGGGGAACCTGGAGGAAATCTCCACCTTTCAGCAGATGTTGGTCCAGTCCCTGGAGGAATGCTCCAA GCTTCCAGAGAGCCAGCAGAGAGTAGGGGGGTTCTTCCTCAACCTCATGCCCCAGATGAAGGCCCTGTACATGGCCTACTGCTCCAATCATCCCACTGCAGTCAGCATCCTCACTGAACACAG taaGGAGCTAGGGGACTACATGGAGGGGAAGGGAGCCAACAGTCCAGGTATTCTGACTCTGACCACCGGTCTCAGTAAAGCCTTCATGAGACTGGACAAGTACCCCACCCTGCTCAAAGAACTGGAGAGGCACAtggaa GATCACCACCTTGATCGTCCAGACATCCAGTTGTGTATGACTGCCTTTAAAAGCCTCTCT gcCCAGTGTCAGGGGGTTCGGAAGCGTAAGGAACTGGAGCTGCAGATCCTCACTGACTCCATCAGACGCTGGGAGGGCAATGACATCACCACCCTGGGCCCGGTGCTTTACATGTCCCATACTTTGGTCCACAGCCAAGCCAGCCAG gAGAAAAATGAGCGCTACTTCCTGCTGTTCCCTCAAGTTCTCCTTATGCTGTCTACCAGCACCAGAATGAGTGGCTTTATCTACCAG GGCAGACTGCCAATTACAGGAATGCTGGTCTCCAAACTGGAGGACGGGGAGATCCTGAAGAATGCCTTTGAGATATCTG gcagCCAATGTGAGCGGATGCAGGTAGTGTGTGACAGCCAGCAGGACCAGCAGGAGTGGGTGGAGCATCTCCAGTGCTTGACCAATAAGCACGACCTTGCCATGGCCACGCCCACCTCTAAACCCCAGTCAGTTCCCTTTCACACG CTTCCGTCCCAGCCCCTGACCCCTTCCAGGCTCTCCGAGAGCAGGGGCACCAGTGGGACTCCGGCCTACcacaccctgccccacccttcctcccatGGTTCCCTGCCTTGGCCCCCACTGGAGCCTCCCAGCACCCCCAAACCCTGGAGCCTCAGCTGTTTGCGGCCCGCGCCCCCACTCAGGCCCTCCGCTGCCCTCTGCTACAAGGAG GACCTGAGCAAGAGCCCCAAGAGCATGAAGAAGCTGCTTCCTAAGAGGAAACCAGAGAGGAAGCCGTCTGAGGAGGACTTCAGCGTCAGGAAGA gTACGGCAGCTGCACTGGAGGAGGATGCTCAGATTCTAAAAGTCATCGAGGCATACTGCACCAGTGCTAAAACACGCCAGACACTCAACTCAA GATCCAGGAAGGAGTCAGGCGTGCACATGCTTTTCCCCGAGGAGGAGAAGATCATCGTGGAGGAGACCAGGAGCAACGGCCAGACCGTCATGGAGGAGAA GACCCTGGTGGACACGGTGTACGGCCTcaaagatgagctgcaggaacTGAAACAG GACAACAAGAGAATGCGAAGGACactagaggaggagcagagggccaGGAAGGATCTGGAGAAGATTGTGAGAAGGGTGCTGAAGAGCATGAACGACCCTTCCTGGGACGAGACCAACCTCTGA